CGGTCGGTCCCTCGCCGGTCGGCTTCGGAAAGCCAGTCGGGCGATGGCGGTGCGAACACTGCCATCGCGGATGGTCAATGGTCAGACAGCCGCCGCGATCAGCGCCGGTTCCACCTCGGTCCAGGATGAGCCGAGCTCCGCCGAGCGGGTCACCGCTTCCAGCACCAGCTGGACCTGCAACGCGTCGGCGAACGAGGGAGCCGGGTCGACGCCGGTGGCGACCGCCTCGATGAAGTCGCGCATCTGGTGCGTGAACGAGTGCTCGTAGCCGATGATGTGGCCCGGAGGCCACCACGCCGACATGTACGGGTGCTCGCCCTCGGTCACCAGGATGCGGGTGAAGCCCTGCTCCACGCCCGGCCGGGTGGCGTCATAGAACTCCAGCTCGTTGAGGCGCTCCAGGTCGAAGACCACGCTGCCCAGCGAACCGTTGATCTCGACACGCAGGGCGTTCTTGCGGCCGGTGGCGAACCGGCTCGCCTCGTACGTGGCCAGGGCGCCACCGTCGAGCCGGGCCACGAAGACCGCGGCGTCGTCGACGGTGACCGGCCCGGTGGGCGACGTGTTGCCGTCCACCGTGGCCGCCAGACCGCTCGACTCGGCCGGCAACGGCCGCTCCTTGACGAAGGTCTCGGTGACCGCGCTGACCCCGCTGATCCGCTGACCGGTGACGAACTGGGTCAGATCGATGATGTGCGCACCGATGTCACCGAGCGCGCCGGAGCCCGCCCTGTCCTTCTGCAACCGCCAGACCAACGGGAACTGCGGGTCCACGATCCAGTCCTGCAGGTACACCGCGCGGACGTGTCGAATCACCCCGAGTCGTCCGTCGGCGACCAACTGGCGCATCATCGCGACTGCGGGGACCCGGCGGTAGTTGAACCCGCACATCGACCGCACTCCGGAGGCCCGGGCGAGGTCCGCCGCAGCGGCCATCGCCCGTGCCTCCGCCACCGAGTTGGCCAACGGCTTCTCGCACAGGACGTGCTTGCCGGCGGCCAATGCGGCGAGGGCGATCTCGGCGTGGCTGTCGCCCGGGGTGCAGACGTCGACCACGTCGATGTCGTCCCGGTTGATCAGGTCACGCCAGTCCGTGGTGTACGCGTCCCAGCCGAGACGGTCGGCGGCGTCGGCCACCTTCGCTGTGTCTCGACCGCAGATCAACGCCATCCGGGCCCGCGCCGGCAGGTCGTACACGCGGTTCGCGGTGCGCCACGCCTGTGAGTGCGCGGCGCCCATGAACGCGTAGCCGACCATGCCGACCCGCAGTTCTTTGTCTGTCGTGGACAAGGTGGGTCTCCCCCCGTATGTCAGAACCCGAGCTTGTCGTAGCTGCTCGCGTTCTCCTTGGTGATCGTCTCGGAGGTGAGGGTCACTTCCTTGGGGACCTGCAGCTCCGTCAGGTCGCCCAGGCCCCGGCCCTGCGCGACGAGCCGCGCGAGGGAGATTGCCGACGAGGCCATCGACGGGTTGTACGTGACCGTCGCCTTGAGCACCGTGTTGTCGGCCTTGATCGCGTCGATCGCGAGCTTCGAACCCGCGCCGCCGACCATGAAGAACTCGGTCCGGTTGGCCTGCTTGATGGCGGCGAGCACACCGATGCCCTGGTCGTCGTCGTGGTTCCAGATCGCGTCGATCTTCGGCAGCGCCTGGAGCAACTGGGCCGCCTCGCGCTGACCGCTGTCCGAGGTGAACTCGGCCGAGCGACGGTTGTTCACCTTGAACCCGTAGGTCGCCAGGGCAGCCGCGAAGCCGGCGCTGCGCTCGACGGTCAGCGGGATCTCCAGACCGGCGATCTCACCGATCACCGGGTTGGCGACGCCCTTGTCCTTGAGCTGCTTGCCGATGAAGTGCCCGGCCGAGACGCCCATGCCGTAGTTGTCGCCCTTGATGACCAGCCGCGAGGCCAGCGCGTCGGGGAAGGCCCGGTCGAGGTTCACGATCGGGATGCCCGCCTGCATCGCCTGGAGCGCGACGGCGTTGACCTCTTTGCCGTCGTGCGGCAGCACGACGATGATGTCCGGCTTCTGGGCGATCAGCGTGCCGAGCGTGGAGCGCTGGGCCTCGGAGTTCGACCCACCGTCGACCTCCTTGAACTCCACGTCCGAGTACGCCGCGGCCTGCGCCTTGGCGTTGGCGTGGATCGCGCCCATCCAGCCGTGGTCGGCGGCCGGGGCGGAGAAGCCGATGACGACCTTCTTACCCGGGGCGTTGTTGCCGGCACTGTCTCCGGCGGCCTTGGTCTGGGTGCTGGCGGCCGGGGTGTCGTTACTTGTGCAGGCGGTGAGGAGGGTGGCGGCGCCGACTGCGGCTCCACCGAAGAGCAACCGGCGGCGCGACAGGTCGCGACTGTGCTGGGTCATGAATGACCTCCTGGGAGCGGGATTTGAGGTGATGAGGGTGTGCGGGGCCCGGCCACTGTCGAATATCTCGACGTCGCCAGGACAACGGGTGCGGTGCGTCAGGTTGCGGTGGTGACCCTGTTCCGCGCGAGGAGCCGAGTGACTGACTTGAACTGGAACTGCTGGACGAGGACGGCGGCGACGATGATGCCGCCCTTGACCATGTTCTGCGCCTCGATGGAGAGGCCGTTGATGGCGAAGAGGTTCGTGATCGTGGCGAAGATGATGACGCCGAGCAGCGAGCCGACGATGGTGCCCCGACCACCGCTGAGCAGCGTCCCACCGATGATCGCCGCGGCGATCGCGTCCAGCTCGTACAGGTTGGCCATCGCCGCCTGCGCCGAGGTGGCCTGGGAGGTGAGCATGATGGCGGCGATGCCGCAGCAGAGACCGGAGAGCGCGTAGAGAAGCATCGTGTGCCGACGGACGTTGATGCCGGCCAACCGTGCCGCCTCCGGATTGCCGCCGACGGCGATGGTCCGCCGACCGAAGGTCGTCCGGTTGAGCACGATCCACCCGGCCACCACCACCGCGCCCAGGATGTAGACGAGGATCGGAATCCCGATCACCTTGCGCGCCGCGATGTCGTTGATGAAGGTGCTGCTCGACACCTGGGTCTGCTTGTTGGAGATCGACGCCGCGAGCCCTCGCGCGGCCACCAGCATCGCGAGGGTCGCGATGAACGGCACCAACCGCCCGTACGAGATGAGTACGCCGTTGACCAGGCCGACGCAGATGCCGACCACGAGGGCCGTGAAGATCATTCCAGCGGCGCCGTAGCTCTGGGTGGCCACCGTGGTGCACCAGACGCCGGCCAGGGCGACGATCGCCCCGACCGACAGGTCGATGCCACCGCCGATGATCACGAAGGTCATTCCGACCGTCACCACGCCGACGACCGAGGCGAGCTGCAGGATGGCCAGGACGTTGTTCCAGACCCAGTTCGGGTCGCCGTAGAGGTCCGGCTTGGTGACCGCACCGACCAGGATCAGCGCGGCCAGCACACCGATCAGACCGAGGTTGCGCTTGGCGCCGTCGCCGCCGTCCCCCCGCCACCAGGAGAGCCGACCCGTGGACCCTGCCTTGTCGCTGGCCACCGCCGTCTCCGCCGGGTCCACCGGCGGCGACTGCGCCGGAAGCTGCGGGCGCTCCGGTGTCGCGGTGGGAGTGGGAGTCGCGTCGCTCATGCCGGTGCGCCTTCCATCAAGGACCCCGCCATCACGAGGTCAAGCACTGTGTTCTCGTCGAGTTCGCCGGCCGCGGCCTCGCGGACGACCCGCCCTTCCCGCATCACCAGCACCCGGTCGGACAGACCAAGCACCTCAGGCACCTCGCTGGAGACCAGCAGCACCCCGACGCCCTGAGCGGCCAGCGCCCGGATGACCTGGTAGAGCTCAGCCCGGGCGCCCACGTCCACGCCCCGGGTGGGCTCGTCGAGCAGCAACAGCTTGGTGCCGCCGAGCAGCCACCGACCGACCACGACCTTCTGCTGATTGCCGCCGGACAGCGTGCGTACCGGTCGGCTGACGTCCCGGGGCCGCAGCTCCAGGCTCTCGGCGATCCGGTCCGCCTCGGCGCGTTCCTTGGCGGCGTTGGTGAAGCCGAGCCGCGCGTACCGGCCGAAGGTGGCCAGCGTGACGTTGCGGTAGATCGGCTCACCGAGCAGCAGCGCCTGGCTCTTGCGTTCCTCCGGGGCCATCCCCATGCCGGCCCGCACCGCCGCGCCCACGCCGGAACGCAGCACCCGCCCGCCCATCCGGACCGAACCGGCATCCGCGACACGGGCACCGTAGATCGTCTCCAGCAGCTCGGAGCGACCGGAGCCAACCAGTCCCGCGATGCCGACGATCTCCCCGGCGCGCACGTTCAACGAGACGTCGGCGAACTCACCCGTGCGGGTCAGCCCCTCCACCTGGAGCAGGTCGGCACCGACAGCGTCGTCGGTCGGCCGGTCCGGGAAGACGTACTCGATGGTGCGGCCGGTCATCCGGCTGACCAGGTCGCGGGTCGGGGTTTCGCGCGCCGGCAGGTTGGCCGCCGTGGTCCGGCCGTCCTTGAGTACGGTGACACGGTCGCCGATCTCGCGGATCTCCTCCAGGCGGTGGGAGATGTAGATGACGGCGATGCCCTGCGCGGTCAGCTCCCGGATGATCCGGAACAGGTTGCCGACCTCATCGTGGGCCAGCACCGCGCTCGGCTCGTCCATGATGATCAGTCGGGCCTCGTGCGACAGCGCCCGCGCCATGCTGACGATCTGCTTACCAGCGGCCGGCAACGACCGGACCATCCGCCCGGGCGGGATCTCACCGTGGCCGAGCCGACTGAGGATCTGCCGGGTGTGCCGCGCCATCCGGCCGCGCCGGACGAACCCGAAGCTGCGGTACTCGTGGCCGAGGAAGGCGTTCTCCGCCACCGAGAGATCCTCGACGAGGTCGAGTTCCTGATAGATCGTGGCGATGCCGGCGCGCATGGCGGCCTGCGGGTTGGCGAAGGTGGCCGGCTCACCGCGCCACTCCACCTGCCCGGAATCCGGTTGGTGCACCCCGGCGAGCACCTTGATCAGCGTGGACTTGCCGGCGCCGTTCTGCCCGAGCAGGCAATGCACCTCGCCGGCACGCACCTCCAGCTGCACGCCGTCCAACGCGCGTACGCCGGGGAAGGTCTTGACCACATCGGTGAGGCGCAGGACCACCTCGCCCGCGACGGTATCGGCGGGAGCCTCCAGCAGCGGCGCCTCGGCGACGGCCTCGGCCGACGCGGCGGTGGGGGCATCCTCGGGCAGAGCCACGGTCTCCTCCTCGCTCACGATGCTTCCCCGAAGGCGACGTCGCTCGCGAGCACCGCCGCGCCGGTGACACCGGCACGACCGCCCAGCTCGGACAGCACGACGGGCAGGTTGCCGGTGGCCAACGGCAGCGACCGGCGGTAGACCACGCTGCGGATCTCGGCGAGCAGGATGTGCCCGAGCTGGGCCAGCCCGCCGCCGATCACGATCATCGACGGGTTGGTGAAGCTGACCAGACCGGCGAGCACACCGCCGACCCGCCGTCCGCCGTCACGGATCAGCTGGATACAGGTCACGTCGCCCTCGACGGCGCCCTCGGCGACGTCCAGTGCGGTCACCACACCACGCAGGGTCAGCCGCTCGGCCAACGCCGGCGACGCCCCACTGCGGGCGGCGGCGGTAGCTTCCTTGGCGAGCGCGGCGCCACTGAACAGCGCCTCCAGGCAGCCGACGTTGCCGCAGGAGCACATCGGACCGTGCGGGTCGACCTGGATGTGGCCGATGTCGCCGGCGCAGCCGTCGGTGCCCCGGTAGACCTCGCCGGTGAGGTAGATGCCGCACCCGATGCCGGTGCCGATCTTCACGAAGAGGAAGTCGTCCACCGAGTGCGCGACCCCGCCGTGCCGCTCACCGATCGCCATGATGTTGACGTCGTTGTCGACCACCGCCGGGCAGCCGTGCTCCCGGCTGAGCAGCTCGCGCACCGGGAA
The window above is part of the Micromonospora sp. LH3U1 genome. Proteins encoded here:
- a CDS encoding substrate-binding domain-containing protein, which translates into the protein MTQHSRDLSRRRLLFGGAAVGAATLLTACTSNDTPAASTQTKAAGDSAGNNAPGKKVVIGFSAPAADHGWMGAIHANAKAQAAAYSDVEFKEVDGGSNSEAQRSTLGTLIAQKPDIIVVLPHDGKEVNAVALQAMQAGIPIVNLDRAFPDALASRLVIKGDNYGMGVSAGHFIGKQLKDKGVANPVIGEIAGLEIPLTVERSAGFAAALATYGFKVNNRRSAEFTSDSGQREAAQLLQALPKIDAIWNHDDDQGIGVLAAIKQANRTEFFMVGGAGSKLAIDAIKADNTVLKATVTYNPSMASSAISLARLVAQGRGLGDLTELQVPKEVTLTSETITKENASSYDKLGF
- a CDS encoding Gfo/Idh/MocA family protein: MVGYAFMGAAHSQAWRTANRVYDLPARARMALICGRDTAKVADAADRLGWDAYTTDWRDLINRDDIDVVDVCTPGDSHAEIALAALAAGKHVLCEKPLANSVAEARAMAAAADLARASGVRSMCGFNYRRVPAVAMMRQLVADGRLGVIRHVRAVYLQDWIVDPQFPLVWRLQKDRAGSGALGDIGAHIIDLTQFVTGQRISGVSAVTETFVKERPLPAESSGLAATVDGNTSPTGPVTVDDAAVFVARLDGGALATYEASRFATGRKNALRVEINGSLGSVVFDLERLNELEFYDATRPGVEQGFTRILVTEGEHPYMSAWWPPGHIIGYEHSFTHQMRDFIEAVATGVDPAPSFADALQVQLVLEAVTRSAELGSSWTEVEPALIAAAV
- a CDS encoding ABC transporter permease, which translates into the protein MSDATPTPTATPERPQLPAQSPPVDPAETAVASDKAGSTGRLSWWRGDGGDGAKRNLGLIGVLAALILVGAVTKPDLYGDPNWVWNNVLAILQLASVVGVVTVGMTFVIIGGGIDLSVGAIVALAGVWCTTVATQSYGAAGMIFTALVVGICVGLVNGVLISYGRLVPFIATLAMLVAARGLAASISNKQTQVSSSTFINDIAARKVIGIPILVYILGAVVVAGWIVLNRTTFGRRTIAVGGNPEAARLAGINVRRHTMLLYALSGLCCGIAAIMLTSQATSAQAAMANLYELDAIAAAIIGGTLLSGGRGTIVGSLLGVIIFATITNLFAINGLSIEAQNMVKGGIIVAAVLVQQFQFKSVTRLLARNRVTTAT
- a CDS encoding sugar ABC transporter ATP-binding protein gives rise to the protein MVLRLTDVVKTFPGVRALDGVQLEVRAGEVHCLLGQNGAGKSTLIKVLAGVHQPDSGQVEWRGEPATFANPQAAMRAGIATIYQELDLVEDLSVAENAFLGHEYRSFGFVRRGRMARHTRQILSRLGHGEIPPGRMVRSLPAAGKQIVSMARALSHEARLIIMDEPSAVLAHDEVGNLFRIIRELTAQGIAVIYISHRLEEIREIGDRVTVLKDGRTTAANLPARETPTRDLVSRMTGRTIEYVFPDRPTDDAVGADLLQVEGLTRTGEFADVSLNVRAGEIVGIAGLVGSGRSELLETIYGARVADAGSVRMGGRVLRSGVGAAVRAGMGMAPEERKSQALLLGEPIYRNVTLATFGRYARLGFTNAAKERAEADRIAESLELRPRDVSRPVRTLSGGNQQKVVVGRWLLGGTKLLLLDEPTRGVDVGARAELYQVIRALAAQGVGVLLVSSEVPEVLGLSDRVLVMREGRVVREAAAGELDENTVLDLVMAGSLMEGAPA
- a CDS encoding ROK family protein; this translates as MRTVDPLHVRLLRLLRDEGAVSRAELGDRLQMPRPRMLAELDRLVALGYVAEAGLAASRGGRRSTLVELNPKLRFAAVDLGASSIDVEVVNGRLEPVAHYAEPAEIRNGPKVTLQRVNELLHKARVDGAYERLDAVGVGVPGPVSFRDGVPVSPPIMPGWDRFPVRELLSREHGCPAVVDNDVNIMAIGERHGGVAHSVDDFLFVKIGTGIGCGIYLTGEVYRGTDGCAGDIGHIQVDPHGPMCSCGNVGCLEALFSGAALAKEATAAARSGASPALAERLTLRGVVTALDVAEGAVEGDVTCIQLIRDGGRRVGGVLAGLVSFTNPSMIVIGGGLAQLGHILLAEIRSVVYRRSLPLATGNLPVVLSELGGRAGVTGAAVLASDVAFGEAS